The Aminivibrio pyruvatiphilus genome includes a window with the following:
- a CDS encoding TAXI family TRAP transporter solute-binding subunit: protein MKGKAWKGIALAAALMMCFGVPVTASALELKQVSIAGAGTAGTFYIMAAGIADLFGKQLGVNSVAEVTAGSVENVKLLDSKRVELGVMQVDVMQNALAGKAQFKAPVDMVAIAPLYPNVIQIVTLKDSPINSFSDLKGKRISVGSPGSGILATNQIILETMGMTLDDIQPQYLSFAETTNAFRDGSVDAAIVNTAAPAPWVVDLETSHAVKLIELSKEEIEKFTGKFGHFVSAEIPKEAYKSLEKDVPTFAVWITLSGRGDLPEQDVYDMTKTIFEHTDFLKGIHSVGSYITLENVSKIASLPFHPGAVKFYAEKGIDVSPKK from the coding sequence ATGAAAGGAAAGGCATGGAAAGGAATAGCACTTGCGGCGGCGCTCATGATGTGTTTCGGGGTTCCTGTGACGGCTTCGGCCCTTGAGCTGAAGCAGGTTTCCATAGCGGGAGCCGGTACGGCGGGAACGTTTTACATCATGGCCGCCGGAATCGCCGACCTGTTCGGCAAGCAGCTCGGCGTGAACTCCGTGGCCGAGGTGACGGCGGGCTCGGTGGAAAACGTCAAGCTCCTGGACAGCAAGAGGGTGGAACTCGGCGTCATGCAGGTGGACGTCATGCAGAACGCCCTGGCGGGAAAGGCCCAGTTCAAGGCCCCGGTGGACATGGTGGCCATCGCTCCCCTGTACCCCAACGTGATCCAGATCGTCACGCTGAAGGATTCCCCCATCAACTCCTTCTCGGACCTGAAGGGCAAGCGGATTTCCGTGGGTTCTCCCGGAAGCGGCATCCTCGCCACGAACCAGATCATCCTGGAGACCATGGGAATGACGCTGGACGATATCCAGCCCCAGTATCTCTCCTTCGCGGAGACCACCAACGCCTTCCGTGACGGCTCCGTTGACGCGGCCATAGTGAACACCGCCGCCCCCGCGCCTTGGGTGGTGGACCTGGAGACAAGCCACGCAGTCAAGCTCATCGAGCTTTCGAAGGAAGAGATCGAGAAGTTCACCGGGAAGTTCGGCCATTTCGTCTCCGCCGAAATCCCCAAAGAAGCCTACAAGTCCCTTGAAAAGGACGTTCCCACCTTCGCCGTGTGGATCACCCTGTCAGGCAGGGGCGACCTTCCCGAACAGGATGTCTACGACATGACGAAAACCATTTTCGAGCACACCGATTTCCTGAAGGGCATCCACTCGGTGGGAAGCTACATTACCCTGGAGAACGTGTCGAAGATCGCCTCCCTGCCCTTCCACCCCGGGGCCGTGAAGTTCTATGCCGAAAAGGGGATCGACGTTTCACCGAAGAAATAG